The Pseudomonas allokribbensis genome has a window encoding:
- a CDS encoding ABC transporter ATP-binding protein: MSDPADDTPAVKRVDRLSWAEVRRLALHHKKSLWIANGVAVLATLCSVPIPLLLPLLVDEVLLGHGDAALKVMNHALPTMWQQAAGYIGLMLVVTLTLRCSALCFGVLQARLFARLAKDIVYRIRVRLIERLKRISLGEYESLGSGTVTTHLVTDLDTLDKFVGETLSRFLVAMLTLVGTASILMWMHWKLALLILLFNPLVIYATVQLGKRVKHLKKLENDSTSRFTQALSETLDAIQEVRAGNRQGFFLGRLGLRAQEVRNYAVNSQWKTDASNRASGLLFQFGIDIFRAAAMLTVLFSDLSIGQMLAVFSYLWFMIGPVEQLLNLQYAYYAAGGALTRINELLARADEPQYPGGVDPFKGRDTVGIEVQGLSFGYGDELVLDQMNLSIAPGEKVAIVGASGGGKSTLVQLLLGLYTPLAGTIRFGGSTQQEIGLETVRENVAVVLQHPALFNDTVRANLTMGRTRSDEACWQALEIAQLEATIRALPDGLDSIVGRSGVRLSGGQRQRLAIARMILAEPKVVILDEATSALDAATEYNLHQAMARFLHGRTTLIIAHRLSAVKQADRVLVFDGGQVAEDGDHQQLIADGGLYAKLYGHLQRL, encoded by the coding sequence GTGTCTGACCCGGCCGATGACACGCCAGCCGTCAAGCGTGTCGACCGGCTGAGCTGGGCTGAAGTCCGGCGTCTGGCTCTTCATCACAAAAAATCCCTGTGGATCGCCAACGGCGTCGCCGTGCTGGCGACGCTGTGCAGCGTGCCGATTCCGTTGCTGCTGCCGTTGCTGGTGGACGAAGTCCTGCTTGGCCATGGCGATGCCGCACTGAAAGTCATGAACCATGCGCTGCCGACGATGTGGCAGCAGGCGGCAGGCTACATCGGCCTGATGCTGGTGGTGACGTTGACCCTGCGCTGCAGTGCCCTGTGTTTTGGCGTGTTGCAGGCGCGGTTGTTTGCGCGGCTGGCCAAGGACATCGTTTATCGCATTCGCGTGCGGCTGATCGAGCGTCTGAAGCGGATCTCGCTGGGCGAATACGAAAGCCTGGGCAGCGGCACGGTCACCACGCACCTGGTCACCGATCTCGACACCCTCGACAAGTTTGTCGGTGAAACCCTCAGCCGTTTCCTGGTGGCGATGCTGACGCTGGTCGGCACGGCCAGCATCCTGATGTGGATGCACTGGAAACTGGCGCTGCTGATCCTGTTGTTCAACCCGCTGGTAATCTACGCCACGGTGCAGTTGGGCAAACGGGTCAAGCACCTGAAGAAACTGGAGAACGACAGCACCTCGCGTTTCACCCAGGCGCTGAGCGAAACCCTCGATGCGATCCAGGAAGTGCGCGCCGGCAACCGACAGGGCTTTTTCCTCGGGCGCCTTGGCCTGCGAGCCCAGGAAGTGCGCAATTACGCGGTCAATTCGCAGTGGAAGACCGACGCCTCCAACCGTGCCAGCGGTCTGTTGTTCCAGTTCGGCATCGACATCTTCCGCGCGGCGGCGATGCTCACGGTGCTGTTCTCCGACCTCTCGATCGGCCAGATGCTCGCGGTGTTCAGCTACCTGTGGTTCATGATCGGCCCGGTCGAACAACTGCTGAACCTGCAATACGCCTATTACGCCGCCGGCGGTGCGTTGACCCGGATCAACGAGCTGCTGGCCCGTGCCGACGAGCCGCAATACCCCGGTGGCGTCGATCCGTTCAAGGGCCGCGATACCGTCGGCATCGAGGTGCAAGGCCTGAGCTTCGGTTATGGCGATGAGCTGGTGCTGGATCAGATGAACCTGTCCATCGCACCGGGCGAGAAAGTGGCGATTGTCGGCGCCAGCGGCGGCGGCAAAAGTACCCTCGTGCAACTGCTGCTGGGTCTGTATACACCGCTGGCCGGCACCATTCGTTTCGGCGGATCGACCCAGCAGGAAATCGGCCTGGAAACGGTTCGGGAAAATGTCGCGGTGGTGCTGCAGCATCCGGCGCTGTTCAACGACACCGTGCGAGCCAACCTGACCATGGGCCGTACCCGCAGTGACGAAGCGTGCTGGCAGGCACTGGAAATCGCCCAGCTTGAAGCGACTATCCGCGCCTTGCCGGATGGACTCGACAGCATCGTCGGCCGCTCCGGCGTGCGCCTGTCCGGCGGCCAGCGACAACGGCTGGCCATCGCCCGGATGATCCTCGCCGAACCCAAAGTGGTGATCCTCGACGAGGCGACGTCAGCCCTCGACGCCGCCACCGAATACAACCTGCATCAGGCCATGGCGCGCTTTCTCCATGGCCGCACCACGCTGATCATCGCCCACCGCTTGTCGGCGGTGAAGCAGGCGGACCGGGTGCTGGTGTTCGACGGCGGGCAAGTGGCCGAGGATGGCGACCATCAGCAACTGATTGCCGATGGCGGGTTGTACGCCAAGCTGTATGGGCATTTGCAGCGGTTGTAG
- a CDS encoding DsbA family protein: protein MCSWCWGFAPVAKALVEQAQAAGVELHLVVGGLRTGSGAALEPTTRRYILEHWQAVTEATGQPFKFEGALPDGFVYDTEPACRAIVTARSLAPDCAWKLVGLIQHAFYAEGRDVTQASVLVELAEKAGVPRIEFAALFDHADQHKATQADFSWVQDLGIAGFPTLLAERNGQLALLTNGYQPLSELSPLLGRWLERAACV from the coding sequence ATGTGTTCGTGGTGCTGGGGATTTGCCCCGGTGGCCAAGGCATTGGTGGAGCAGGCGCAGGCAGCCGGGGTGGAGCTGCACCTGGTGGTCGGCGGGTTGCGCACCGGCAGCGGTGCGGCGCTGGAACCGACCACCCGGCGCTACATTCTCGAGCACTGGCAGGCGGTCACCGAGGCCACCGGCCAGCCGTTCAAGTTCGAAGGCGCGCTGCCGGACGGTTTTGTCTACGACACCGAGCCTGCCTGCCGGGCCATTGTCACCGCGCGCAGCCTGGCGCCGGATTGCGCGTGGAAACTGGTCGGGTTGATCCAACACGCGTTTTACGCTGAAGGTCGCGATGTCACCCAGGCCAGCGTTCTGGTGGAGCTGGCAGAGAAGGCCGGCGTCCCCCGCATCGAATTTGCTGCCCTGTTTGATCATGCCGATCAACACAAGGCGACCCAGGCCGATTTCAGTTGGGTTCAGGACCTGGGAATCGCCGGATTTCCGACCCTGCTCGCCGAGCGCAATGGCCAACTGGCGTTGCTGACCAACGGTTACCAGCCGCTCAGTGAACTGTCGCCGCTGCTCGGCCGATGGCTGGAGCGCGCCGCCTGTGTCTGA
- a CDS encoding rhodanese-related sulfurtransferase yields the protein MTQPIVVAALYKFVTLEDYVNLREPLLQAMVDNGIKGTLLIAEEGINGTVSGSREGIDGLLAWLRNDPRMIDIDHKESYCDEQPFYRTKVKLKKEIVTLGVEGVDPNKKVGTYVEPQDWNALISDPEVLLIDTRNDYEVSIGTFEGAIDPKTTSFREFPDYIKEHFDPAVHKKVAMFCTGGIRCEKASSYMLGEGFEEVYHLKGGILKYLEEVPQEETKWQGDCFVFDNRVTVRHDLSEGDYDQCHACRTPVSVEDRASEHYVAGISCPHCWDTLSEKTRRSAIDRQKQIELAKARNMPHPIGYNYKQASTEA from the coding sequence ATGACACAACCGATTGTCGTGGCGGCACTGTACAAGTTCGTCACCCTCGAAGATTACGTCAACCTGCGCGAGCCCTTGCTGCAAGCGATGGTCGACAACGGCATCAAAGGCACCCTGCTGATCGCCGAAGAAGGCATCAACGGCACGGTGTCCGGCAGCCGTGAAGGCATCGACGGCCTGCTGGCCTGGCTGCGCAACGATCCGCGCATGATCGACATCGATCACAAGGAATCGTACTGCGACGAGCAGCCGTTCTATCGCACCAAGGTCAAGCTCAAGAAAGAGATCGTGACCCTGGGCGTCGAAGGCGTCGACCCGAACAAGAAAGTCGGCACCTACGTCGAACCGCAGGACTGGAACGCGCTGATCAGCGACCCGGAAGTGCTGCTGATCGACACCCGCAACGATTACGAAGTCTCGATCGGCACCTTCGAAGGCGCCATCGATCCGAAAACCACCAGTTTTCGCGAATTTCCCGACTACATCAAAGAACACTTCGACCCGGCCGTGCACAAGAAGGTCGCGATGTTCTGCACCGGTGGCATCCGCTGCGAGAAGGCATCGAGCTACATGCTGGGCGAAGGCTTTGAAGAGGTTTACCACCTCAAGGGCGGCATCCTGAAGTACCTCGAAGAGGTGCCGCAGGAAGAGACCAAATGGCAGGGCGACTGCTTTGTGTTCGACAACCGCGTGACCGTGCGCCATGACCTGAGCGAAGGCGACTACGATCAGTGTCATGCCTGCCGCACCCCGGTCAGCGTTGAAGATCGCGCTTCCGAGCATTACGTGGCCGGTATCAGCTGCCCGCACTGCTGGGACACCCTGAGCGAGAAGACTCGCCGCAGCGCGATCGACCGCCAGAAACAGATCGAACTGGCAAAAGCGCGCAACATGCCGCACCCGATCGGCTACAACTATAAGCAAGCATCCACCGAGGCTTAA
- a CDS encoding BolA family protein: MTMQQRIESTLALLQPEHLQVLDESHMHSRGLQTHFKAVVVSAQFEGLNRVKRHQKVYGTLGELMGEFHALALHTYTPQEWSEVGAAPASPTCAGGSKH; this comes from the coding sequence ATGACCATGCAACAACGCATCGAATCGACGCTGGCGCTGCTTCAGCCTGAGCATCTGCAAGTGCTGGACGAAAGCCACATGCACAGTCGCGGGTTGCAGACCCACTTCAAGGCAGTGGTGGTCAGCGCGCAGTTCGAAGGTCTGAACCGGGTCAAGCGCCACCAGAAAGTCTACGGCACGCTCGGCGAGCTGATGGGCGAGTTCCATGCGTTGGCGCTGCACACCTACACCCCGCAGGAATGGTCAGAGGTGGGCGCCGCTCCGGCGTCGCCGACCTGTGCCGGCGGCAGCAAGCATTAA
- a CDS encoding DUF2059 domain-containing protein, which translates to MTRLRAICTAVALVCASGQVFADTASHNASAETFLTLAHADKLGTPVYMQVQQMFAQRFEQTKAPESKKAVLDTYQAKANAALDQAIGWNKLKPDMVKLYTSTFSEQELKDLVAFYQSPLGKKVLEKMPQLTQQSAQMTQAKLESAVPVVNKLLDDMTNELAPKGAAPAKKK; encoded by the coding sequence ATGACTCGTCTTCGTGCCATCTGCACCGCGGTTGCCCTGGTTTGCGCCAGCGGCCAGGTGTTCGCCGATACCGCCAGCCACAACGCCAGTGCCGAAACTTTCCTGACCCTGGCGCACGCTGACAAGCTGGGCACTCCGGTGTACATGCAAGTGCAGCAGATGTTCGCCCAGCGTTTTGAACAGACCAAGGCGCCGGAATCCAAGAAAGCCGTACTGGATACCTACCAGGCCAAGGCCAACGCCGCCCTGGACCAGGCCATCGGCTGGAACAAGCTGAAGCCGGACATGGTCAAGCTCTACACCAGCACTTTCAGCGAACAGGAATTGAAAGACCTGGTCGCGTTCTACCAGTCGCCACTGGGCAAGAAAGTCCTGGAAAAAATGCCGCAGCTGACTCAGCAATCGGCCCAGATGACCCAGGCCAAACTGGAAAGCGCAGTACCGGTCGTCAACAAATTGCTGGACGACATGACCAACGAGCTGGCACCGAAAGGCGCTGCTCCGGCCAAGAAGAAGTAA
- a CDS encoding class II fumarate hydratase, which produces MSRIETDSLGQIEVPDDAYWGAQTQRSLINFAIGQERMPLPVLHALALIKKAAARVNDRNGDLPADIARLIEQAADEVLEGQHDDQFPLVVWQTGSGTQSNMNANEVIAGRANELAGNPRGGKSPVHPNDHVNRSQSSNDCFPTAMSIATAQAVQTQLLPAIAELSGGLAELSARHMKLVKTGRTHMMDATPITFGQEISGFIAQLDYAERAIRAALPAVCELAQGGTAVGTGLNSPHGFGEAIAAELAALSGLPFVTAPNKFAALAGHEPLTTLSGALKTLAVALMKIANDLRLLGSGPRAGFAEVRLPANEPGSSIMPGKVNPTQCEALSMLACQVLGNDVTIGIAASQGHLQLNVFKPVIIHNLLQSIRLLADGCSNFQQHCIAGLEPDAKVMAQHLERGLMLVTALNPHIGYDKSAEIAKKAYSEGKTLREAALELGYLTDEEFDAWVRPENMIEAGAKG; this is translated from the coding sequence ATGAGCCGTATCGAAACCGACAGCCTGGGCCAGATCGAAGTCCCGGACGACGCTTACTGGGGCGCTCAGACGCAACGCTCGCTGATCAACTTTGCCATCGGTCAGGAACGCATGCCCCTGCCGGTGCTGCACGCCCTGGCACTGATCAAGAAAGCCGCGGCCCGGGTCAATGACCGCAACGGCGATCTGCCCGCCGACATCGCCCGCCTGATCGAACAGGCCGCCGACGAAGTGCTCGAAGGCCAGCACGACGACCAGTTCCCGCTGGTGGTCTGGCAGACCGGCAGCGGCACCCAAAGCAACATGAACGCCAACGAAGTGATTGCCGGCCGCGCCAACGAACTGGCCGGCAACCCGCGCGGCGGCAAGTCGCCAGTGCATCCCAACGATCACGTCAACCGCTCGCAGAGTTCCAACGACTGCTTCCCCACCGCCATGAGCATCGCCACCGCACAGGCTGTGCAGACCCAACTGCTGCCGGCCATCGCCGAGCTGTCGGGTGGCCTGGCCGAGCTGTCAGCGCGGCACATGAAACTGGTGAAGACCGGTCGCACCCACATGATGGACGCCACGCCGATCACCTTCGGCCAGGAGATCTCCGGCTTCATAGCGCAGCTGGATTACGCCGAACGGGCGATTCGTGCCGCGTTGCCGGCGGTCTGCGAACTGGCTCAAGGCGGCACCGCCGTCGGTACCGGGCTCAACTCGCCCCATGGTTTCGGTGAAGCGATTGCCGCGGAACTGGCGGCGTTATCCGGCCTGCCGTTCGTCACCGCGCCGAACAAGTTCGCCGCCCTCGCCGGCCACGAGCCGCTGACCACACTTTCCGGCGCCCTGAAAACCCTCGCCGTGGCGCTGATGAAAATCGCCAACGACCTGCGCCTCCTGGGCTCCGGCCCACGTGCAGGTTTTGCCGAGGTGCGGCTGCCAGCCAACGAACCGGGCAGTTCGATCATGCCCGGCAAGGTCAACCCGACCCAGTGCGAGGCGCTGTCGATGCTCGCCTGCCAGGTGCTGGGCAACGATGTGACGATCGGTATCGCCGCCAGTCAGGGTCACTTGCAGTTGAACGTGTTCAAACCGGTGATCATCCACAACCTGCTGCAATCGATCCGCCTGCTGGCCGATGGCTGCAGCAACTTCCAGCAGCACTGCATCGCCGGACTGGAGCCGGATGCCAAGGTTATGGCGCAACATCTGGAACGCGGTCTGATGCTGGTGACGGCGCTGAACCCGCACATCGGTTACGACAAGTCGGCAGAAATCGCCAAGAAGGCCTACAGCGAAGGGAAAACCTTGCGCGAGGCAGCGCTGGAACTGGGGTATCTGACCGATGAAGAGTTCGATGCCTGGGTGCGGCCGGAGAACATGATCGAGGCCGGCGCCAAGGGCTGA
- a CDS encoding DMT family transporter — protein MHVSSGRWVYGMFLALLTAFLWGILPIKLKQVLQVMDPITVTWFRLTVSGGCLFIYLAATKRLPSRKVLGPKGGWLVLMAVLGLVGNYVLYLMGLNLLSPGTAQLVVQMGPIMLLIASLFVFKERFSMGQGMGLAVLLIGFALFFNQRLAELLTSLSDYTAGVLLVLLASTVWTFYALGQKQLLTVWNSLQVMMVIYLFCALLLTPWVHPLEALELSPLQGWLLLACCMNTLIAYGAFAEALAHWEASRVSATLAITPLVTFGAVAVAAGVWPEYVHAEQINLLAYGGAVLVVLGSALVALGPSLIAGLKARRAKLLVG, from the coding sequence ATGCACGTTTCGTCGGGTCGCTGGGTGTACGGCATGTTCCTGGCCTTGTTGACCGCGTTTCTGTGGGGAATCCTGCCGATCAAGCTCAAGCAGGTGCTGCAGGTGATGGACCCGATCACCGTGACCTGGTTTCGCCTGACGGTGTCCGGCGGCTGTCTGTTCATTTATCTGGCGGCGACCAAGCGGTTGCCGAGTCGCAAGGTGCTCGGGCCCAAGGGCGGCTGGCTGGTGCTGATGGCGGTGCTCGGGCTGGTGGGCAATTACGTGCTGTACCTGATGGGCCTGAACCTGCTCAGCCCCGGCACCGCTCAGTTGGTGGTGCAGATGGGGCCGATCATGTTGTTGATCGCCAGTCTGTTCGTGTTCAAGGAACGCTTCAGTATGGGTCAGGGCATGGGGCTGGCGGTGCTACTGATCGGCTTCGCGCTGTTCTTCAATCAGCGTCTGGCGGAGTTGCTCACATCGTTGTCTGACTACACCGCCGGTGTGTTACTGGTGCTGCTGGCATCGACGGTCTGGACGTTCTATGCGCTGGGCCAGAAGCAATTGCTGACGGTATGGAATTCGTTGCAGGTGATGATGGTGATCTACCTGTTCTGCGCCTTGTTGCTGACGCCGTGGGTTCATCCGCTCGAAGCGCTGGAGCTGAGCCCGTTGCAGGGCTGGTTGTTGCTGGCGTGCTGCATGAACACCCTGATCGCCTACGGCGCGTTTGCCGAGGCGCTGGCGCATTGGGAGGCCTCGCGGGTCAGTGCGACGCTTGCGATCACGCCGTTGGTGACGTTTGGCGCGGTGGCGGTGGCGGCCGGGGTGTGGCCGGAATATGTGCATGCCGAGCAAATCAATTTGCTGGCGTATGGCGGGGCGGTGCTGGTGGTGCTGGGGTCGGCGCTGGTGGCGCTCGGGCCTTCGCTGATTGCCGGGCTCAAGGCCCGGCGGGCGAAACTGTTGGTCGGATGA